In one Natronosalvus amylolyticus genomic region, the following are encoded:
- the paaK gene encoding phenylacetate--CoA ligase PaaK: protein MTYNDIETADRDDLRQLQSERLRKIVKQAYENVDYYRDQLDAQGVSPADIDSIDDISRLPFTTKEVFRDEYPDGLFAVPDEEIRRIHASSGTTGKPKIVSYTQSDLEVWYEAMARSLYAAGVDPGQTFQNAYGYGLFTGGLGFHDGIEELGATVVPTGGGDTAKQIEMLEDLGSDALGCTPSYCLYLAERAAERGVDIRDLPLSTVVIGAEPFTDPMRDEIEEQLDVTAIDIYGLSEIVGPGVSVECAHAQDGLHIWEDHFYPEIVDPDTGEPLEEGERGELVLTTLSKEALPVLRYRTGDITRLYYDECECGRTMVRMDNVRGRVDDLLIVRGINVYASSIEEVMLEFEAVAPHYRIDLYREDQLDTMEITVEHHEEFEGDPAELRERIQNRLDDVLGISVDKIDVVPYGDIERTEVGKVRRVFDHR, encoded by the coding sequence ATGACCTACAACGATATCGAGACGGCCGATCGGGATGACCTCAGACAGCTGCAAAGCGAACGCCTTCGAAAAATCGTCAAACAGGCGTACGAGAACGTCGACTATTATCGCGACCAGCTCGACGCGCAAGGTGTCTCTCCCGCGGACATCGATTCGATCGACGATATCTCGAGGTTGCCGTTCACGACGAAAGAGGTGTTCCGAGACGAGTATCCCGACGGGCTGTTCGCCGTTCCCGACGAGGAGATCCGCCGGATCCACGCCTCTTCGGGAACGACCGGTAAGCCAAAGATCGTTTCCTACACGCAATCCGACCTCGAGGTCTGGTACGAGGCGATGGCTCGATCGCTGTATGCGGCGGGCGTCGACCCCGGCCAGACGTTTCAGAACGCCTACGGCTACGGGCTGTTCACCGGCGGTCTCGGTTTCCACGATGGTATCGAAGAACTCGGTGCGACGGTCGTTCCGACCGGTGGTGGCGATACGGCCAAACAGATCGAGATGCTCGAGGACCTGGGGAGTGACGCACTCGGCTGTACGCCGTCGTACTGTCTGTACCTGGCGGAGCGAGCGGCCGAGCGCGGGGTTGACATCCGTGATCTCCCGCTTTCGACGGTCGTTATCGGGGCTGAACCGTTCACCGACCCCATGCGCGATGAGATTGAAGAGCAACTCGACGTCACCGCCATCGATATCTACGGTCTCTCAGAGATCGTCGGCCCGGGGGTCTCCGTCGAGTGCGCACACGCCCAGGACGGACTGCACATCTGGGAGGACCACTTCTATCCGGAAATCGTCGACCCGGATACGGGGGAACCGCTCGAGGAGGGCGAACGCGGCGAACTCGTTTTGACGACGTTGTCGAAAGAAGCGCTCCCAGTCTTGCGCTATCGGACCGGTGATATCACGCGACTGTACTATGACGAGTGTGAATGCGGACGGACGATGGTGCGGATGGATAACGTTCGCGGGCGCGTCGACGACTTGCTCATCGTCCGTGGGATCAACGTGTACGCGAGTTCCATTGAGGAGGTCATGCTCGAGTTCGAGGCCGTCGCGCCCCACTATCGTATCGATCTGTATCGGGAGGATCAACTCGACACGATGGAGATCACCGTCGAGCACCACGAGGAGTTCGAGGGCGACCCTGCGGAACTACGTGAGCGGATTCAAAACCGACTCGACGACGTACTCGGTATCAGCGTGGATAAAATAGACGTCGTTCCCTACGGCGACATCGAACGAACCGAAGTGGGCAAGGTACGGCGCGTGTTCGACCATCGCTGA
- a CDS encoding AIR carboxylase family protein, whose product MTDSVSTLIDRLHDEANQDRSTEETPDIGIVMGSDSDLEVMLTGGRRRGAYDALVDELGFGEQTDFENPPDERFTFETYVTSAHRTPHLMSAYAETAEDRGLEVIIAGAGGKSADLPNMTASIAYPLPVIGVPVQEKSVDSVIGMPTGAPMTAVDAGKSFNAALSAAQILARKHEPVRDRLVAYHDALEEDVGAVSRRLHDEGVDRFRETREESGN is encoded by the coding sequence ATGACAGATAGCGTCTCCACCCTGATCGATCGATTGCACGACGAAGCGAACCAGGACCGGTCCACCGAGGAAACGCCCGATATCGGCATCGTCATGGGGAGTGACTCGGACCTCGAGGTGATGCTCACCGGCGGCCGTCGACGCGGTGCCTACGACGCACTGGTCGACGAACTCGGCTTCGGCGAGCAGACAGACTTCGAGAACCCACCCGACGAACGGTTTACGTTCGAAACCTACGTGACCTCCGCTCATCGCACGCCACACCTGATGAGCGCCTACGCCGAGACAGCCGAAGACCGTGGTCTCGAGGTTATCATCGCAGGAGCTGGTGGGAAGTCAGCCGACTTGCCGAATATGACGGCCTCTATCGCGTATCCACTACCGGTGATCGGGGTTCCCGTACAGGAAAAATCGGTCGACAGCGTCATCGGCATGCCCACGGGCGCACCGATGACCGCCGTCGATGCGGGCAAATCCTTCAACGCGGCACTTTCGGCAGCCCAGATTCTCGCGAGGAAGCACGAACCTGTTCGCGATCGACTCGTCGCCTACCACGATGCGCTCGAGGAAGACGTTGGAGCGGTCTCGAGACGGCTCCACGACGAGGGTGTCGACCGGTTCCGGGAGACTCGAGAGGAGAGCGGGAACTGA
- a CDS encoding 5-(carboxyamino)imidazole ribonucleotide synthase yields the protein MTTLSSPGPTIGVVGGGQLGRMLAEAASPLGADVIVLDPTPDCPAAGVSRDQLVGGFGDEDKIRELAERADVLTFEIELADQDVLERVREDTGVPVHPDPATLRTIHDKLVQKRALEDAGVPVPPFRGVDSVTDVHDAIDEYGAPVMLKARTGGYDGRGNVPVESKGEAEAALEAVAGPAMVESFVDFTREISVIAVEGYGETATFPVGENIHEAEILRETVVPARSSDAVLERANAVAQDVLEVMDGRGVYGIELFETVDGDVLLNEIAPRPHNSGHWTIEGAQTSQFEQHARAVLGWPLGSTELRASTVSTNLLADVEEPREAQLRNVERILETPRAHLHWYGKREARPIRKMGHVTLTAAAGDETADRAVLLAKARSLRDAVTFREKSDGAENNQQ from the coding sequence ATGACGACGCTTTCATCTCCGGGACCGACCATCGGTGTGGTCGGTGGGGGCCAACTCGGTCGGATGCTCGCTGAGGCGGCATCACCACTCGGCGCGGACGTCATCGTCCTCGATCCGACACCGGATTGTCCCGCTGCCGGCGTTAGCCGAGACCAACTCGTCGGCGGATTCGGCGACGAAGACAAAATCCGTGAACTCGCCGAACGCGCAGACGTGTTAACGTTCGAAATCGAACTCGCCGACCAGGACGTCCTCGAGCGCGTCCGCGAGGACACGGGTGTGCCGGTTCACCCCGATCCCGCGACCTTACGGACCATCCACGACAAGCTCGTCCAAAAGCGCGCACTCGAGGACGCCGGCGTACCGGTTCCACCGTTCCGCGGGGTCGACTCCGTCACGGACGTCCACGACGCTATCGACGAGTATGGTGCGCCAGTCATGCTCAAAGCCCGCACCGGTGGGTACGACGGCCGCGGCAACGTCCCAGTCGAGTCGAAAGGCGAGGCAGAAGCTGCTCTCGAGGCCGTTGCAGGGCCAGCCATGGTCGAATCGTTCGTCGATTTCACGCGCGAGATCTCGGTCATCGCGGTCGAAGGCTACGGTGAAACCGCGACGTTCCCCGTCGGGGAGAACATTCACGAGGCAGAAATCCTTCGAGAGACCGTGGTGCCCGCCCGTTCGAGTGACGCCGTCCTCGAACGAGCGAACGCCGTCGCCCAGGACGTGCTCGAAGTAATGGATGGGCGGGGCGTCTACGGCATCGAACTGTTCGAGACGGTCGACGGTGACGTGTTGCTCAACGAAATCGCACCGCGACCCCACAACTCGGGCCACTGGACTATCGAGGGGGCCCAGACCTCACAGTTCGAACAACACGCCAGAGCCGTCCTCGGGTGGCCACTCGGTTCGACGGAGCTGCGTGCCAGCACCGTCTCGACGAATCTACTCGCTGACGTCGAGGAACCTCGCGAGGCACAGCTGCGAAACGTCGAACGGATCCTCGAGACGCCGCGTGCACACCTCCACTGGTACGGCAAACGCGAGGCCCGACCCATCCGAAAGATGGGACACGTCACGCTGACGGCCGCCGCTGGTGACGAGACTGCCGACAGAGCGGTGCTCCTCGCGAAGGCCCGGTCGTTGCGCGACGCCGTGACCTTCCGTGAGAAGAGCGATGGTGCCGAGAACAACCAGCAGTAA
- a CDS encoding sensor histidine kinase, translating into MAWQHTIYAYPMLFAMALSLIFAWYALSIRHRHSQRPTLLIFAAMNVAIAIWTGFSAVKLLSTDPTIQFHTYRLLYLGSSSVGPLLLLFVLAYTDRVQWVRRDVLAGLFVVPVVFWVLLFTNPHDVVIVDTRILEVDGLLVMRATTGPAHVALSFTYASLMAVLTLAVIVSEAVRRGRAYLPQGGLLALAIVTPITVSLLTSANVPPFTVDSVNYVPASTAISSVAIGVAMHRYRLLDLQPIADRIVIEQSPDAVLVLDALRRVVHANGTATEALGNDGTSLLERSLGSLLPGLELSTSESVETTFETTTAAEGSVVYDARAQPLERRGTHVGWVLVCRDVTEIHRRQQELEAFTGVISHDLRQPLRTTEQYLGLIEQRVGPSLDVEDRELLSVALRNTDRLQVMIDDLLQYSKIGASDVTLEPVDCTTAVNSVLDGLRFELEDRNATVTVGDLPTVSGVDHLLRRLFQNLLDNALKYGHPQHPEIEISAAPQGDEWLFRVRDNGPGIDPADQQRVFDLFTRGLEPRDTANDSLDSSESNDTNRGKSDRGATGSGMGLAICKRIVETHDGTIDLESSPRSGTTVAFTLPAASGAETSASTSRYE; encoded by the coding sequence ATGGCCTGGCAGCATACGATATACGCGTATCCGATGCTGTTTGCGATGGCGCTCTCGCTGATCTTTGCCTGGTATGCGCTTTCGATACGCCACCGACACAGTCAGCGGCCGACCCTGTTGATTTTCGCGGCCATGAACGTGGCTATTGCGATCTGGACCGGCTTTTCGGCAGTCAAGCTACTCAGCACGGATCCGACGATACAGTTTCACACCTACCGACTCCTCTATCTCGGGAGTTCCTCGGTTGGGCCGTTGTTGTTACTGTTCGTTCTCGCGTACACCGACCGGGTTCAGTGGGTTCGTCGAGACGTTCTCGCCGGGTTGTTCGTCGTCCCGGTCGTCTTCTGGGTATTGTTGTTCACGAACCCTCACGACGTCGTCATCGTCGACACGCGTATCCTCGAAGTCGACGGACTGCTCGTCATGCGGGCAACGACTGGCCCGGCCCACGTTGCACTGAGTTTCACGTACGCGTCCTTGATGGCCGTCCTGACGCTCGCGGTTATCGTCTCGGAAGCCGTTCGTCGCGGGCGGGCGTATCTGCCCCAGGGTGGACTGCTCGCCCTCGCGATTGTCACGCCGATTACGGTGAGCTTGCTGACGTCGGCAAACGTTCCGCCCTTTACCGTCGACAGCGTCAACTACGTTCCCGCCTCGACTGCCATCTCGTCGGTGGCAATCGGGGTCGCGATGCATCGATACCGATTGCTCGACTTACAGCCGATTGCAGACCGGATCGTTATCGAACAGTCACCCGATGCCGTGTTGGTACTCGATGCGTTGCGCCGTGTCGTCCACGCCAACGGGACGGCGACTGAAGCACTCGGAAACGACGGGACGTCGCTCCTCGAGCGGTCACTCGGCTCGTTGCTGCCCGGCCTCGAGCTATCGACGTCCGAAAGTGTCGAAACGACTTTCGAGACGACTACTGCGGCTGAGGGTTCCGTCGTTTACGATGCCCGTGCCCAGCCTCTCGAGCGTCGGGGAACGCACGTGGGCTGGGTACTGGTCTGTCGAGATGTCACAGAAATTCATCGTCGCCAACAGGAACTCGAGGCGTTCACGGGCGTGATCTCACACGACCTGCGACAACCCCTCCGAACGACTGAACAGTATCTTGGGTTGATCGAACAGCGGGTCGGACCATCCCTCGACGTCGAAGACCGGGAACTGCTGTCGGTCGCGCTGAGAAATACCGACCGACTGCAAGTGATGATCGACGATTTGTTACAGTACTCGAAGATCGGAGCCAGCGACGTGACGCTCGAACCCGTTGACTGTACCACAGCCGTCAATAGCGTGCTCGATGGGCTCCGGTTCGAACTCGAGGACAGAAATGCGACCGTCACCGTCGGCGACCTTCCAACGGTTTCCGGCGTCGACCACCTGCTTCGCCGGTTGTTCCAGAACCTGCTCGATAACGCGCTAAAGTACGGCCATCCCCAACACCCCGAAATCGAAATATCGGCGGCCCCGCAGGGAGATGAATGGCTGTTTCGAGTTCGTGACAATGGCCCCGGGATCGACCCGGCGGACCAGCAACGGGTATTCGATTTGTTCACTCGAGGTCTGGAGCCCCGCGATACCGCGAACGATTCTCTCGACTCGAGTGAATCGAACGATACCAACCGCGGGAAATCCGATCGAGGGGCAACTGGGTCGGGCATGGGGCTCGCTATCTGTAAACGCATCGTCGAAACCCACGACGGGACGATCGACCTCGAGTCCTCGCCACGTTCGGGAACGACGGTAGCGTTTACCTTACCAGCCGCCTCAGGGGCGGAAACGTCGGCTTCGACATCGCGATACGAGTAA
- a CDS encoding class I SAM-dependent methyltransferase yields MKGQEWYQADDIAEEYDDKRFSRGGQLIDRREKTAVLDALGPLEGRDVLEIACGTGRFTVMLAEQGANVVGLDISAAMLQQGRKKAHASGVDDSLEFLRGDAGRLPFPDDHFDTVVAMRFFHLADDPAAFLSEMKRVAREQIVFDTFNRFSSRSVYNWALPMGSRLYSTKEVSVLLAKNGLELVDAEHDFLVPYGLYRAIPNVLASPIRALDSAVGRLPLTDHLMSVSYWNVRV; encoded by the coding sequence GTGAAAGGACAGGAGTGGTACCAGGCCGACGACATCGCCGAGGAGTACGACGATAAGCGGTTCTCTCGGGGCGGTCAGCTTATCGACCGGCGGGAGAAAACCGCCGTTCTCGACGCGCTTGGACCGCTCGAGGGCCGGGACGTACTCGAAATTGCCTGTGGTACCGGGCGATTTACCGTCATGCTCGCCGAGCAGGGCGCGAACGTCGTTGGACTCGATATTTCAGCAGCAATGTTACAGCAGGGACGCAAGAAAGCGCACGCGAGCGGTGTCGACGATTCGCTCGAGTTCCTTCGCGGGGACGCGGGACGGCTGCCGTTTCCGGACGACCACTTCGATACGGTCGTCGCCATGCGTTTTTTCCACCTTGCCGACGATCCGGCAGCGTTCCTGAGTGAGATGAAACGCGTTGCACGCGAACAGATCGTGTTCGATACGTTCAACCGGTTCAGTTCCCGCAGCGTCTACAACTGGGCGCTACCGATGGGGTCGCGTCTGTATTCGACGAAGGAAGTGAGTGTGTTGCTCGCGAAAAACGGCCTCGAACTGGTCGACGCCGAACACGATTTCCTCGTACCGTACGGTCTCTACAGAGCGATTCCGAACGTTCTCGCATCCCCCATTCGAGCCCTCGATTCGGCAGTGGGTCGACTGCCGTTAACTGACCACCTCATGTCTGTCTCCTACTGGAACGTCAGGGTTTGA
- a CDS encoding NADH-quinone oxidoreductase subunit A, whose protein sequence is MNDWIAIGALALVGLLIPLAMMAVSYLLRPSVPETSKRATYESGEVPTGGTRIRFNIQYYMVALLFLVFDIETVLLFPWAVIYTDALAEYGLFYALGPMLLFVAILVVGLAWAWRNGAVQWAKSPQQVGTEGNRP, encoded by the coding sequence ATGAATGATTGGATAGCCATCGGGGCACTGGCGCTCGTGGGTTTACTGATTCCGCTCGCCATGATGGCGGTGTCGTATCTCCTACGACCGAGTGTACCCGAAACGAGCAAACGTGCCACCTATGAGAGTGGTGAGGTGCCGACGGGCGGGACGCGCATCCGATTTAATATTCAGTATTACATGGTTGCGCTGCTTTTCCTCGTCTTCGACATCGAGACCGTCTTGCTGTTCCCGTGGGCGGTCATCTACACCGATGCGCTGGCAGAGTACGGACTGTTCTACGCGCTCGGTCCGATGCTACTGTTCGTCGCCATCCTCGTCGTCGGACTCGCGTGGGCCTGGCGCAATGGCGCAGTACAGTGGGCCAAATCGCCCCAGCAGGTCGGCACAGAGGGTAATCGACCATGA
- a CDS encoding PaaI family thioesterase, producing MTDVEDSLRARIEDDAYCQTLGIELVQAEAGRARTRLSITDDLVNFHGTPHGGAIYSVADAAFAAASNAAGETAFALETNISYLEAVDVGTTVTATATETHVGGRTAEYEVVVTDGEDRIATFRGRVYRPGA from the coding sequence ATGACGGACGTCGAGGACTCACTCCGGGCACGTATCGAAGACGACGCCTACTGCCAGACGCTGGGTATCGAACTCGTCCAGGCCGAGGCCGGCCGTGCTCGAACACGGTTGTCCATTACTGACGACCTGGTGAACTTCCACGGGACCCCACATGGCGGCGCGATTTACTCCGTCGCTGACGCCGCGTTCGCCGCCGCTTCAAATGCGGCCGGCGAGACCGCGTTCGCTCTCGAGACGAACATCTCCTACCTCGAGGCGGTCGACGTCGGAACGACGGTGACGGCGACGGCGACCGAGACGCACGTCGGCGGTCGAACGGCCGAGTACGAGGTTGTCGTCACCGACGGCGAGGACCGAATAGCGACGTTCAGAGGGCGCGTGTATCGTCCCGGCGCGTGA
- a CDS encoding NADH-quinone oxidoreductase subunit B, protein MSNEPTQQIYDSTAPSTDTQEDRMGPGVDARMNSKLREAFGSSPFILTKFDQFMNWVRGSSMFMLQFGIACCSIEMIHTYAIKHDLDRFGAGVPRASPRQADVIIVPGTIVSKFGPRMKRVYDQMPEPKFVIGMGSCTISGGPFQEGYNVVKGAEEIIPVDIHVPGCPPRPEALIYGVAKLQERVANGESSPVVVKPYELEQFGDLPQDELVQKLADQIDEEDLVMRYNWADSP, encoded by the coding sequence ATGAGTAACGAACCAACCCAACAGATATACGACAGTACCGCCCCCTCGACGGACACCCAGGAGGACCGGATGGGGCCCGGCGTCGACGCCCGGATGAACTCGAAGCTTCGTGAGGCGTTCGGCTCGTCCCCCTTCATCCTCACCAAGTTCGACCAGTTCATGAACTGGGTCCGGGGGTCGTCGATGTTCATGTTGCAGTTCGGGATCGCCTGCTGCAGCATCGAAATGATCCACACCTACGCGATCAAACACGACCTGGACCGGTTCGGTGCCGGTGTGCCACGGGCGTCACCGCGACAGGCAGACGTCATCATCGTGCCCGGAACCATCGTCTCGAAGTTCGGGCCGCGAATGAAACGCGTTTACGACCAGATGCCCGAACCCAAGTTCGTCATCGGCATGGGGTCGTGTACGATCTCCGGTGGCCCGTTCCAGGAAGGCTACAACGTCGTCAAAGGTGCTGAGGAGATCATTCCGGTGGATATCCACGTTCCAGGTTGTCCACCGCGTCCAGAGGCGCTCATCTACGGCGTTGCCAAACTCCAGGAGCGAGTCGCTAACGGCGAATCTTCCCCGGTGGTCGTCAAACCGTACGAACTCGAGCAGTTTGGCGACCTGCCACAGGACGAACTGGTGCAGAAACTCGCCGATCAGATCGACGAGGAGGACCTCGTCATGCGATACAACTGGGCTGATTCACCATGA
- a CDS encoding glycosyltransferase family 2 protein: MSSSLSVVVSTLNGREQLLSCLDALHRELPTSSELIVVNGPSSDGTSGAVRDRDDVDVLVEISERTPNVSRNAGIEQATGDAVAFLGDAYAVESGWYDAICGTIDHGADVVTGPIRGQRVAEEPRRDSSQPPEQRTIRRRTVTPFAPENVVIDRTVLEALDGFDEYPQTADGVECAHRVAGLGFDVTWSDEMAVRNEVGTDGGRPDAAWGDRYRSRSYRLVKNYGLWPSVVGRLVCRALADGASGARGILSGEGTPTGWLGNGVSVLKGSARGLLDGLRSRYADRSTRRNPHGLSSRHDRAVQVYDRRS; the protein is encoded by the coding sequence ATGAGTTCGTCGCTCTCGGTAGTCGTTTCGACGTTGAACGGCCGAGAGCAGTTGCTTTCGTGTCTCGACGCCCTTCATCGGGAACTCCCCACCTCGAGTGAACTGATCGTCGTGAACGGGCCGTCTTCTGATGGCACGTCCGGTGCGGTCCGGGACCGTGACGACGTCGACGTGCTCGTCGAAATATCCGAACGGACGCCGAACGTCTCCCGGAACGCCGGCATCGAGCAGGCGACGGGTGATGCCGTTGCGTTCCTCGGTGATGCCTACGCAGTCGAATCGGGCTGGTACGATGCGATCTGTGGCACGATAGACCATGGAGCAGACGTCGTGACTGGGCCAATCCGTGGTCAACGAGTGGCTGAGGAACCACGGCGTGATTCGAGCCAGCCGCCGGAACAACGGACGATACGCCGACGCACAGTGACGCCGTTTGCCCCCGAAAACGTCGTCATTGATCGAACGGTTCTGGAGGCACTCGATGGTTTCGACGAGTACCCACAAACCGCTGACGGCGTCGAGTGTGCCCATCGGGTCGCCGGCCTGGGTTTCGACGTCACCTGGAGCGACGAGATGGCCGTTCGAAACGAAGTCGGTACCGACGGCGGCAGGCCCGACGCTGCATGGGGCGACCGGTATCGTTCGCGGTCGTACCGTCTCGTGAAAAACTACGGCCTCTGGCCGTCGGTCGTCGGCCGACTCGTCTGTCGCGCACTTGCCGACGGTGCGAGTGGCGCTCGAGGCATTCTTTCGGGTGAGGGAACGCCAACCGGCTGGCTCGGCAACGGTGTCAGCGTGCTCAAAGGCTCTGCCCGAGGGTTACTCGATGGCCTCCGTTCACGCTATGCCGACCGTAGCACGCGTCGGAATCCACACGGACTCTCCTCACGACACGACCGGGCGGTGCAAGTGTACGACCGCCGTTCCTGA
- a CDS encoding NADH-quinone oxidoreductase subunit D, protein MSTEPHLDTDADIAEMSFEDRLEALVGDRALERDDHKNAPGFVIRPDDVQDVLFDLRDEAGFDHLSCVTAQQYDDRYESIYHLKQYDDPTQEVSVVVPTSTDNPVSQTAEPVFRSADWAERENFDLVGIDYEGHPDPRRILLPETWQGHPLSQDYNQEKPQVVTLAEHANPLQADHKDTETDTMFLNIGPHHPATHGVLHVKAVLDGETVVDVDPDIGYLHRCEEQMCEQGTYRHQIMPYPDRWDYVSAGLLNEWAYARAVEDLADIEVPEYAQVIRTLGAELCRIAAHMLALGTFALDVFGDFTAVFQYAFRDREVVQDILEDLTGQRLMFNYFRLGGVAWDLPEPREEFFEKTRDFLDDLPHKVSEYEDLIVTNEIFQIRCVDTGILEPEVAKSYGATGPTARGSGIDMDLRRDDPYGYYENLEWDVITEDGMDNYSRVLVRMGEVEESAKIIEQCIDLLEDWPEDDREIQSNVPRTLKPEADTETYRAVEAAKGELGIYLRSDGTDKPGRFKIRSPCFHNLSTLGEMTEGEYIPDLIASLGSLDIVLGEVDR, encoded by the coding sequence ATGAGCACGGAACCGCATCTCGACACTGACGCTGACATCGCCGAGATGAGTTTCGAGGACAGACTCGAAGCACTCGTCGGTGACCGAGCCCTCGAGCGCGATGACCACAAAAACGCGCCCGGGTTCGTTATTCGACCCGACGACGTTCAGGACGTGCTGTTCGATCTTCGCGACGAGGCAGGTTTCGACCACCTCTCGTGTGTCACGGCACAACAGTACGACGACCGGTACGAGTCGATTTATCACCTGAAACAGTACGACGACCCAACACAGGAAGTGAGTGTCGTCGTGCCAACGTCGACCGATAACCCGGTCAGCCAGACTGCCGAACCGGTGTTCCGGTCGGCTGACTGGGCCGAACGCGAGAACTTCGATCTGGTCGGAATCGACTACGAAGGCCATCCCGACCCGCGGCGGATTCTGCTGCCAGAGACGTGGCAAGGACATCCGCTCTCGCAGGATTACAATCAGGAGAAACCCCAGGTTGTCACCCTGGCCGAACACGCCAACCCACTACAGGCCGACCATAAGGATACCGAGACGGATACGATGTTCCTCAACATCGGCCCGCACCATCCGGCCACTCACGGCGTGTTGCACGTGAAGGCCGTACTTGACGGTGAAACTGTCGTCGACGTCGACCCGGACATCGGTTACCTCCACCGCTGTGAGGAACAGATGTGCGAGCAGGGCACCTACCGTCATCAGATCATGCCCTACCCGGACCGCTGGGACTACGTCTCGGCTGGCCTGCTCAACGAGTGGGCCTACGCGCGTGCGGTCGAGGACCTTGCGGACATCGAAGTCCCCGAATACGCGCAGGTCATTCGAACGCTGGGCGCAGAACTGTGTCGGATCGCTGCCCACATGCTGGCGCTCGGGACGTTCGCACTGGACGTTTTCGGCGATTTCACTGCCGTCTTCCAGTATGCGTTCCGCGACCGCGAGGTCGTTCAGGACATTCTGGAGGACCTCACTGGTCAGCGCCTGATGTTCAACTACTTCCGACTCGGCGGCGTCGCCTGGGATCTCCCAGAGCCCCGAGAGGAGTTCTTCGAGAAAACGCGTGACTTCCTCGATGACCTTCCACACAAGGTCTCGGAGTACGAGGACCTGATCGTCACGAACGAAATCTTCCAGATCCGGTGTGTCGACACCGGCATTCTCGAGCCCGAAGTTGCCAAATCTTACGGGGCGACCGGGCCGACGGCCCGCGGTTCGGGTATCGATATGGACCTCCGCCGTGACGACCCCTACGGCTACTACGAGAACCTCGAGTGGGACGTCATCACCGAGGACGGCATGGACAACTACTCGCGCGTGCTCGTACGCATGGGCGAGGTCGAAGAGAGTGCCAAAATCATCGAGCAGTGTATCGACTTGCTCGAGGACTGGCCGGAAGACGACCGGGAGATTCAGAGCAACGTTCCCCGAACGCTCAAACCGGAAGCGGACACCGAGACGTACCGCGCCGTCGAAGCGGCGAAAGGCGAACTCGGAATCTACCTCCGTTCGGATGGCACCGACAAGCCCGGTCGCTTCAAGATTCGCAGTCCGTGTTTCCACAACCTCTCGACGCTCGGAGAAATGACCGAAGGTGAATACATCCCTGACCTGATCGCTTCCCTCGGGAGCCTGGACATCGTACTTGGTGAGGTGGATCGATGA
- a CDS encoding VOC family protein: protein MPEPPRMRLDHVGIAVESIPDAEGLLFALGAKKVHEEVTDDTFTWATYRLGDASRFELIAPLEGTDSFLTAYLERHGPGLHHVTLEVADIDTAVDVIETAGYRVIDYDDRNDWAEAFISPRNPTGALIQLMEYHDSYAQNRETDEKGLFVRGDPI from the coding sequence ATGCCCGAGCCACCACGCATGCGTCTCGACCACGTCGGCATCGCTGTCGAGTCGATTCCCGACGCCGAGGGACTGCTCTTTGCCCTTGGTGCGAAGAAGGTTCACGAAGAGGTCACCGACGACACCTTCACCTGGGCGACGTACCGACTCGGCGATGCGTCCCGATTCGAACTCATTGCTCCGCTCGAGGGTACCGACTCGTTTCTCACGGCCTACCTCGAGCGACACGGCCCCGGACTGCACCACGTGACGCTCGAAGTGGCGGACATCGATACGGCGGTAGACGTGATCGAGACCGCGGGATACCGGGTTATCGATTACGACGACAGGAACGACTGGGCGGAGGCATTTATTTCGCCTCGCAATCCCACTGGTGCACTCATCCAACTGATGGAGTATCACGATTCGTACGCCCAGAATCGAGAGACCGACGAGAAGGGACTTTTCGTCCGCGGCGACCCAATATGA